From a single Vampirovibrio chlorellavorus genomic region:
- the lptB gene encoding LPS export ABC transporter ATP-binding protein, translated as MPLIVEHLRKSYAGRPVVNDVSFDINPGEIVGLLGPNGAGKTTTFYSVVGIVKPDAGLVSLDGQVMSDLPIHERARAGIGYLPQETSVFRSLSVEENLALVLEFQPLTAKQRQQRIDTLLEEFSISKLRSASVISLSGGERRRVEIARAIATNPKYLLLDEPFTGIDPIAIQDIQKLIVLLKERGLGVLLTDHNPRATLSVVDRANIIHDGRLIFSGTNVEVAQNDMVRRTYLGEDFSL; from the coding sequence ATGCCTCTCATCGTCGAACACCTCCGTAAAAGCTATGCGGGCCGCCCTGTGGTGAATGATGTCTCTTTCGATATCAATCCGGGAGAGATTGTGGGCTTGCTGGGCCCCAACGGCGCCGGTAAAACCACCACGTTCTACTCGGTGGTCGGCATTGTCAAGCCGGATGCGGGCTTGGTGTCCCTGGATGGGCAAGTCATGTCCGATTTGCCCATTCACGAGCGGGCCCGGGCAGGCATTGGCTACTTGCCGCAGGAAACTTCTGTGTTTCGCAGCCTGAGCGTGGAAGAAAACCTGGCCCTGGTGCTGGAGTTTCAGCCCCTGACCGCCAAGCAACGCCAGCAACGCATTGATACCCTGTTGGAGGAGTTCAGCATCAGCAAGCTGAGAAGTGCTTCGGTTATCAGCCTTTCGGGTGGGGAGCGCCGACGGGTGGAGATTGCCCGGGCCATTGCCACCAACCCCAAGTACCTGTTGCTGGATGAACCCTTTACTGGGATTGATCCCATTGCCATTCAGGACATTCAAAAATTGATTGTGCTGTTGAAAGAGCGTGGGCTGGGCGTTTTGCTGACCGACCACAACCCGCGGGCCACCCTGTCGGTGGTGGATCGGGCCAATATTATTCACGATGGCCGGTTGATTTTCTCTGGTACCAATGTAGAAGTCGCTCAAAACGACATGGTTCG
- a CDS encoding LptA/OstA family protein → MVAFAALLSPWILASSATSAITPDTSSIRMTADKQSYNLESKKYILSGRVTVAFQDMKITGSRAEVDMDEAGKPQVANFFNRPAFKRIKPSVGEDSVVGDIIKVYLAEDRYGALGNVVSHIATVAADPFLIRSDVQEFDNKNKVVSASGNVKVDYKGSQAFSSLANVRMKPDGKAERVIFSGGAKIKQENSVINGDRITVMVDSGNMIAEHNVTTNVDLKEEAASPKPAGPVAAPKPRKVIITSDYQQYDKSSDIMIASGHVKIIYDDYVAVGPKATFKLKGNDLDRIFLTGRPTITEPGRVITADKITITTNPKNFDAVGNVKVNFKSTKPVQPATATPAGKGAGAAGGAGKSLPSDDSSDY, encoded by the coding sequence GTGGTAGCTTTTGCGGCCCTGTTATCCCCCTGGATTCTGGCCTCCTCTGCCACCTCCGCCATTACCCCGGATACCAGCAGCATCCGTATGACCGCTGACAAGCAGTCCTACAATCTGGAAAGTAAAAAATATATCCTGAGTGGACGGGTCACAGTGGCCTTTCAGGATATGAAAATCACCGGCAGCCGGGCCGAAGTGGATATGGACGAGGCGGGGAAGCCGCAGGTGGCCAACTTCTTCAACCGGCCCGCCTTTAAGCGTATCAAGCCCAGCGTGGGCGAAGATAGCGTGGTGGGTGATATCATCAAAGTTTATCTGGCGGAAGACCGCTACGGGGCTTTGGGCAATGTGGTGTCCCACATCGCCACGGTGGCCGCCGATCCGTTCCTGATTCGCTCGGATGTGCAGGAGTTTGACAATAAAAACAAGGTGGTTTCCGCCAGCGGGAACGTCAAGGTGGATTACAAGGGCTCCCAGGCCTTTAGTTCTCTGGCCAACGTGCGCATGAAGCCAGATGGCAAGGCCGAGCGCGTTATTTTTTCCGGCGGGGCTAAAATCAAGCAGGAAAATAGCGTCATTAACGGCGATCGGATTACTGTTATGGTGGATTCGGGCAACATGATTGCCGAGCATAATGTCACCACCAACGTTGACCTGAAAGAAGAAGCGGCCAGCCCCAAGCCCGCTGGCCCGGTGGCGGCACCCAAACCCCGCAAAGTCATCATTACTTCAGACTATCAGCAGTACGACAAGTCCTCGGACATTATGATCGCTAGTGGCCATGTCAAAATTATTTATGATGACTATGTGGCCGTGGGCCCCAAGGCTACTTTTAAGCTCAAGGGCAACGATCTGGATCGTATTTTCCTGACCGGGCGGCCCACCATTACCGAGCCGGGTCGGGTGATTACCGCCGATAAAATCACCATTACCACCAACCCCAAAAACTTTGACGCCGTGGGTAACGTCAAGGTGAACTTTAAATCTACCAAGCCGGTCCAACCGGCTACCGCTACCCCCGCTGGCAAAGGCGCGGGTGCTGCTGGCGGTGCTGGAAAGTCCCTGCCCTCGGATGATTCATCGGACTATTAA
- a CDS encoding molybdopterin-dependent oxidoreductase yields MDKWPASYLDGFHPVNSNQWELEVDGLVEKPQRFTLKDFAQFTRIQQNRRLVFADGYTYRDTWEGFVVQELLHRLVPLPEAQYLKQTNACGQVEYIALKDLYAQRALFCLRVRGKGLPATHGGPLRLMVFDRYAHKGLGQLTKLELIAESGEGHFANKGYPPDALIQPGSYYACDLQRMETIQAPGEVLQW; encoded by the coding sequence TTGGACAAGTGGCCCGCCAGCTATCTGGATGGGTTTCACCCCGTGAACAGCAACCAATGGGAACTGGAAGTCGACGGCCTGGTTGAAAAACCCCAGCGATTTACCTTAAAAGACTTCGCCCAGTTTACCCGCATCCAGCAAAACCGGCGACTGGTGTTTGCCGACGGCTACACCTACCGGGATACCTGGGAAGGGTTTGTGGTGCAGGAATTGCTGCACCGGCTTGTCCCGCTACCGGAAGCGCAATACCTGAAACAAACCAATGCCTGCGGCCAGGTAGAGTACATTGCCCTGAAAGATTTATACGCGCAACGCGCCCTATTCTGCCTGCGGGTTCGGGGGAAAGGGCTACCAGCCACTCATGGCGGGCCACTGCGCCTGATGGTGTTTGACCGCTACGCCCACAAAGGCCTTGGGCAATTGACAAAACTGGAGCTAATTGCCGAGAGCGGCGAAGGCCACTTTGCCAACAAGGGCTATCCTCCCGACGCTTTGATCCAGCCGGGAAGCTACTACGCCTGCGACCTCCAGCGGATGGAAACCATTCAGGCACCGGGCGAAGTATTGCAGTGGTAG